From Algoriphagus sp. NG3, the proteins below share one genomic window:
- a CDS encoding FecR family protein, which yields MGLQNFEYFEKYLLEELSTEEVADFERKLREDAQFSQDYRDFLGQLGNTVESTGFDSADKNSAWKKVTTGIYIPSTGVKPITQKNWSWGRAASVTVIMCLGLLAFWLYKSDPEKSVEMLTKSTVEGQKATITLADGTTVRLNSSSSVSYPVEFSDSARRIILTGEAFFEVTPDKARPFIISSGKLETVVLGTSFNIRSFPDENRQFVAVKSGTVQVTFPVQALDPVKLQVGDVVMYDNATSAMELEKVDPESIALWAQGYLYFENETLGYVLKSLSRWYGVGFSVEDPKLLNCRVTLKQRDETLKNILEILKYASYVDYEFTENHMIIIKGKPC from the coding sequence ATGGGTTTACAGAATTTTGAATATTTTGAGAAATACTTACTCGAAGAATTATCGACTGAGGAGGTTGCTGACTTTGAAAGGAAACTCAGGGAGGACGCTCAGTTTTCCCAGGATTATAGAGACTTTTTAGGCCAGCTTGGCAATACTGTTGAATCCACAGGTTTTGACTCTGCCGATAAAAACTCTGCCTGGAAGAAAGTTACTACAGGCATCTATATTCCTTCGACTGGGGTAAAACCGATCACGCAAAAAAATTGGAGTTGGGGCAGGGCTGCCAGTGTCACTGTGATCATGTGCTTAGGACTACTGGCGTTTTGGCTCTATAAGTCTGACCCTGAAAAAAGTGTTGAAATGCTTACCAAATCCACGGTCGAGGGCCAGAAAGCGACTATTACGCTAGCAGACGGAACCACAGTCCGATTAAATTCATCTTCTTCAGTTTCATATCCTGTCGAATTTTCTGACAGTGCAAGAAGAATTATCCTGACCGGAGAGGCGTTTTTCGAAGTGACCCCGGATAAAGCCCGTCCGTTTATAATTTCCTCTGGAAAATTGGAGACCGTAGTCTTGGGCACATCATTTAACATCAGGTCATTTCCCGATGAAAACCGACAGTTTGTTGCTGTTAAGTCCGGGACGGTACAGGTGACTTTTCCTGTGCAGGCATTGGATCCCGTCAAGCTTCAGGTTGGTGATGTTGTCATGTATGATAACGCCACCTCAGCTATGGAATTGGAAAAAGTTGACCCCGAATCTATAGCCCTATGGGCGCAGGGATACCTATACTTTGAGAATGAGACACTGGGGTATGTCCTTAAAAGTCTGAGCAGGTGGTATGGGGTGGGGTTTTCGGTGGAAGATCCAAAGCTTCTAAACTGTAGAGTGACATTAAAACAGCGTGATGAAACCTTGAAAAATATTCTTGAAATCCTAAAATATGCCAGCTATGTAGATTACGAATTCACCGAAAACCACATGATCATCATCAAAGGGAAGCCTTGTTAA
- a CDS encoding RNA polymerase sigma-70 factor, which translates to MMNKEDNDALSQISGNNADGLKYIFDKYYNGLCDFATIYVRPSDVSSDLVSDFFIRFWNQRHQIKVTGSLRAYLYKSVKNACLNHLRGRKVEMMNYEDYSEVFISTELSPEEQMEFKEFQDKLDVFTNSLPDRRKLILQLKLKSGLSNPEIAETLQISESTVKNQIRAVINSLKEKNNFS; encoded by the coding sequence ATGATGAATAAGGAAGACAACGATGCTTTATCTCAGATATCCGGTAATAATGCGGATGGGCTCAAATATATTTTTGACAAATACTATAATGGCCTCTGTGATTTTGCGACCATTTATGTTCGTCCTTCCGATGTGTCATCGGATCTGGTAAGTGATTTTTTTATTCGCTTTTGGAACCAACGTCATCAGATTAAGGTCACTGGTTCGCTTAGAGCTTACTTGTATAAATCCGTAAAAAATGCCTGTCTCAATCACCTCCGCGGCAGAAAAGTGGAGATGATGAATTACGAGGATTATTCCGAAGTATTTATCAGTACTGAGCTATCTCCGGAGGAACAGATGGAGTTCAAAGAATTTCAGGATAAGCTGGATGTTTTTACAAACTCACTACCGGATAGAAGGAAATTGATTCTTCAGCTCAAACTGAAATCAGGCTTATCAAATCCAGAAATCGCGGAGACTTTGCAGATTTCCGAAAGCACAGTAAAAAACCAGATAAGGGCGGTTATAAACAGCCTGAAAGAAAAAAATAATTTTTCCTGA